A window from Chroicocephalus ridibundus chromosome 11, bChrRid1.1, whole genome shotgun sequence encodes these proteins:
- the LOC134521877 gene encoding protocadherin alpha-2-like — translation MTAMDVYGPRQQCWCAVLRVVVVVQAAWALVAGQVRYSVPEEAKAGTVVGRLSQDLGLEAGDAESRRLRLVSQGRRASVEVSGASGALVVSSRLDREELCGKSAPCALRLEVLVERPLRVFHVELEVTDINDNAPLFPAARKNLSIAELSLPGSRFPLEGASDADIGANAQLSYTLSPSEYFGLDLQRSEEYRESLSLVLTKPLDRETLPVHRLVLTASDGGRPSLTGTMELLISVLDANDNAPQFNQSVFKVQLPENAAEGTLVVRVNATDTDEGSNSEVTFTAINIFPPKGLKSFLLNTQTGEIRLTGALDFEDVRSYEMQIEATDKGTPPLSGHCRVVLEVLDVNDNAPEVWVTSLSVPVSEDAAVGTVVALLSVSDRDSGSNGRVRCAVWPASPFGLVSTFAGSYSLVLREALDRERVSEYEVEVRAEDGGSPPLRASRGVRVPVSDVNDNAPAFAQAVYTVLARENNAAGAELARVWARDPDEAGNGRVSYSVWEGGVGGASSGGGWRSASSYVSVDAESGRLWALRPLDYEEVQVLQFEVRAVDAGEPSLCGNATVQVFVVDENDNAPALLPASGGGAWSGSSSEAASGSVWAWASWGTPAGQVVAKIRAVDADSGYNAWLRYELWEPRGKGPFRVGLYSGEVSTARALEEADGPRQRLVIVVRDHGEPSLSATATLSVSLVEGGEAALAAAGSSLSGVGLRPAEGGASVSSSAATNVWLVVAICAVSSLFLLAVVLYVASRWAPRAAVLSGPGAATLVCASEVGSWSYSQRQSRSLCVADGAGKSDLMVFSPNFPPAPPPPVPAAKESNPEAPALLDTVSGPPFLASRPF, via the coding sequence ATGACTGCGATGGACGTTTACGGACCACGCCAGCAGTGCTGGTGTGCCGTGttgcgggtggtggtggtggtgcaggcggCGTGGGCGCTGGTCGCTGGTCAGGTGCGGTACTCTGTGCCGGAGGAAGCCAAGGCCGGGACGGTGGTGGGTCGTCTGTCGCAGGACCTGGGCCTGGAGGCGGGCGATGCGGAGTCGCGGCGCCTGCGTCTGGTGTCGCAGGGCCGTCGTGCGAGCGTGGAGGTgagcggggcgagcggggcgcTGGTGGTGAGCTCGCGTctggaccgggaggagctgtGCGGGAAGAGCGCGCCGTGCGCCCTgcgcctggaggtgctggtggagcggCCGCTGCGCGTCTTCcacgtggagctggaggtgaccgACATCAACGACAACGCcccgctcttccccgccgcccgcaAAAATCTCAGCATCGCGGAGCTGTCGCTGCCGGGGTCCCGGTTCCCGCTGGAGGGCGCATCGGATGCAGATATCGGAGCCAACGCGCAGCTCTCCTATACACTCAGCCCCAGCGAGtattttggtttggatttacAGCGGAGTGAAGAATACCGTGAATCTCTGTCTCTCGTACTCACAAAACCGCTGGACCGCGAGACTTTGCCTGTGCACCGTTTGGTGTTGACGGCGAGTGACGGTGGCCGTCCGTCGCTGACGGGCACGATGGAGCTGTTGATCTCGGTGCTGGACGCCAACGACAACGCGCCCCAGTTCAACCAGTCGGTGTTTAAAGTGCAGCTGCCGGAGAACGCTGCAGAGGGGACGCTGGTGGTGCGTGTGAACGCCACGGATACGGACGAGGGAAGTAATTCCGAAGTGACATTCACTGCGATCAATATTTTTCCTCCGAAGGGattaaaaagtttccttttaaatacGCAGACGGGGGAGATCCGTCTCACGGGCGCCTTGGACTTTGAGGACGTCCGTTCATACGAGATGCAAATCGAAGCGACAGATAAGGGGACACCTCCGCTGTCGGGACACTGCAGGGTGGTGCTGGAGGTgttggacgtgaacgacaacgcgccggagGTGTGGGTGACGTCGCTGTCGGTGCCGGTGTCGGAGGACGCGGcggtggggacggtggtggcgcTGCTGAGCGTGTCGGACCGGGACTCGGGGTCGAACGGGCGCGTGCGGTGCGCGGTGTGGCCGGCGTCGCCGTTCGGTCTGGTGTCGACGTTCGCGGGGTCGTACTCGCTGGTGCTGCGGGAGGCGCTGGACCGGGAGCGGGTGTCGGAGTACGAGGTGGAGGTGCGTGCGGAGGACGGCGGGTCGCCGCCGCTGCGCGCCAGTCGCGGGGTGCGTGTGCCGGTgtcggacgtgaacgacaacgcgccggcgtTCGCGCAGGCGGTGTACACGGTGCTGGCGCgggagaacaacgcggcgggcgcggagctggCGCGTGTGTGGGCGCGGGACCCGGACGAGGCGGGCAACGGGCGCGTGAGCTACTCGGTGTGGGAGGGCGGTGTCGGGGGCGCGTCgtcgggcggggggtggcggtcgGCGTCGAGCTACGTGTCGGTGGACGCGGAGAGCGGGCGGCTGTGGGCGCTGCGGCCGTTGGACTACGAGGAGGTGCAGGTGCTGCAGTTCGAGGTGCGTGCGGTGGACGCGGGGGAGCCGTCGCTGTGCGGCAACGCCACGGTGCAGGTCTTCGTGgtggacgagaacgacaacgcgccggcgctgctgccggcgTCGGGCGGCGGCGCGTGGTCCGGGTCGTCGTCGGAGGCGGCGTCGGGGTCGGTGTGGGCGTGGGCGTCGTGGGGGACGCCGGCGGGGCAGGTGGTGGCGAAGATCCGGGCGGTGGACGCGGACTCGGGCTACAACGCGTGGCTGCGCTACGAGCTGTGGGAGCCGCGGGGGAAGGGCCCGTTCCGCGTGGGGCTGTACAGCGGCGAGGTGAGCACGGCGCGGGCGCTGGAGGAGGCGGACGGCCCGCGGCAGCGGCTGGTGATCGTggtgcgtgaccacggggagccGTCGCtctcggccacggccacgctgagcGTGTCGCTGGTGGAGGGCGGcgaggcggcgctggcggccgcgggcTCGTCATTGTCGGGGGTAGGGCTGCGtccggcggagggcggcgcgtCGGTGTCGTCGTCTGCGGCGACGAACGTGTGGCTGGTGGTGGCGATCTGCGCGGTGTCGAGCCTGTTCCTGCTGGCGGTGGTGCTGTACGTGGCGTCGCGGTGGGCGCCGCGGGCGGCCGTGCTGTCGGGGCCCGGTGCGGCGACGCTGGTGTGTGCCAGCGAAGTGGGGAGCTGGTCGTACTCGCAGCGGCAGAGCCGGAGCCTGTGCGTGGCGGACGGCGCGGGCAAGAGCGACCTGATGGTTTTCAGCCCCAACTtcccgccggcgccgccgccgcccgtccccgcggcgAAGGAGTCGAATCCGGAGGCGCCCGCTCTCCTGGACACGGTCAGTGGCCCTCCCTTTCTCGCCTCTCGCCCCTTCTAA